Proteins co-encoded in one Leptodactylus fuscus isolate aLepFus1 chromosome 4, aLepFus1.hap2, whole genome shotgun sequence genomic window:
- the LOC142201042 gene encoding uncharacterized protein LOC142201042 — MAENYKCMLSLGYEKHKAEVMSTLGEVQWSGECAGVETLSAEDGAVHEVLGVSADLQVNYQVVTDLVYLIGGEEEEEENQTRSPSPQDIKILEEKSHICSRCGKSFSCYEAVERHWALCKHHHEDKTKLHETHQGQRPFQCLECNKSFTARSALLKHRKTHSGERPYKCSDCHKAFSQRSALTKHQRSHTGERPYSCSICAKGFIQNSDLVKHLRTHTGERPYQCATCHKSFTESSALIKHKRTHFTDRHQSIRQVVRPAESPEIIQATEDTNGAAGSVYTCADCGKTWKQWSSYIRHQLMHSGERPHKCTQCAKSFIQRSDLVKHERTHSGERPYQCTQCHKAFIQGSDLVKHLRTHTGERPFQCTHCQKTFAERSALAKHQRTHTGEKPYKCAVCGRGFAQKSNLILHQRIHSGERPYSCSRCERTFIQKSDMVKHQAVHTKQQPLPIQTSSEDSSSYECGECDQRFSQWCDFQKHNLVHSARDAILLQTIQSRERNKPHHCCTVCSKSFSQKSDLLKHCRTHTGERPYTCLECNKAFSENSALIKHRRIHSGERPHKCGLCEKAFIQRSALTKHMRSHTGERPYTCGQCGKSFIQNSDLVKHQRIHTGEKPYHCTECNKSFTEGSSLVKHRRTHTGEKPYKCRQCEKTFTQSSDLIKHALVHIVEDPPTATAFHEIVIVDPEKLNSDTKEEDYPYRCDECANAFPNRPALRKHLRTHHMERHYPCNQCPRSFSQTSDLVKHLRTHTGERPYHCTLCGKGFIQNSDLVKHQRTHTGERPFRCDTCDRGFVQKSALTKHMRTHTGEKPYGCELCGKGFIQNSDLVKHRRIHTGEKPYHCPECDRSFTEGSSLIKHRRTHNRLQPYSCPECGKTFSQSANLVKHMKCHNEEKLGQARAPEKNAAAAIISVSLSHVRTVSQGGKAGRLFPCGVCGNSFAHKSVLIKHLRIHTGERPYKCNLCVRSFIQKSDLVKHYRTHTGERPYQCRECGRSFVEQSALSKHQKTHLRALRSATEDHNLPQGSLGRHHQITYWRESEDDPGNLIPKFHIIREDDHFPIIRSLPGSRSFSSLLKHRKKTTKTQTYACPECGKTFSHRSVFLTHRRTHGKQPHACNVCGKIVSQRSALVKHMRRHTGEKPYSCPTCAKSFIQNSDLVKHLRIHTGEKPYKCDLCEKCFIDRSAMVKHTRTHTGERPYKCEECNRGFVQKSDLVKHVRIHTGEKPYPCSSCDRRFSSRSASFRHQRMCSVETSDQDPELFYSARPAS, encoded by the exons ATGGCGGAGAACTACAAGTGCATGCTCTCCTTAG GTTACGAGAAACACAAGGCAGAGGTCATGTCCACACTCGGTGAGGTGCAGTGGTCAGGAGAATGTGCTGGAG TGGAGACTCTGAGCGCAGAGGACGGAGCCGTCCATGAGGTTCTGGGGGTCAGTGCGGACCTACAGGTGAATTATCAAGTGGTTACTGACCTGGTCTATCTGatcggaggagaagaagaagaagaagaaaaccaGACCCGGTCACCGTCTCCTCAGGACATCAAGATCCTTGAAGAAAAGTCTCATATCTGTAGCCGCTGTGGTAAAAGCTTCAGTTGCTACGAGGCTGTGGAGAGACATTGGGCCTTGTGCAAACACCACCATGAAGATAAGACCAAACTCCACGAGACCCACCAAGGGCAGCGGCCGTTCCAATGCTTGGAGTGTAATAAGAGCTTTACAGCGCGCTCTGCTCTTCTCAAACACCGGAAGACGCATTCTGGGGAGAGACCCTACAAGTGCTCGGACTGTCACAAGGCCTTCAGCCAAAGGTCCGCTTTGACAAAACATCAAAGAAGCCACACCGGTGAGAGGCCGTACTCCTGCTCCATATGCGCAAAGGGATTTATCCAAAACTCCGACCTAGTTAAACACCTTCGCACCCACACGGGGGAACGGCCGTATCAGTGCGCCACCTGCCATAAGAGCTTCACGGAAAGTTCTGCTTTAATCAAACACAAGAGAACGCACTTTACAGATCGACACCAAAGTATTAGACAGGTGGTGAGGCCGGCAGAGTCACCAGAGATAATCCAGGCCACGGAGGACACAAATGGAGCAGCCGGATCTGTGTACACGTGTGCAGACTGTGGGAAGACGTGGAAGCAATGGTCATCCTACATCCGACATCAACTGATGCATTCAGGAGAAAGACCACACAAGTGTACGCAGTGCGCAAAGAGTTTCATCCAGAGGTCTGACCTGGTCAAGCACGAGAGGACACACAGCGGAGAGCGGCCATATCAGTGTACACAGTGCCACAAAGCCTTTATCCAGGGGTCAGACTTGGTCAAGCATCTCCGCACACATACCGGGGAGAGGCCCTTCCAGTGCACCCATTGTCAGAAGACGTTTGCTGAAAGATCTGCCTTAGCCAAACACCAGCGGACACACACAGGGGAAAAGCCGTACAAGTGCGCCGTCTGTGGGAGGGGTTTCGCCCAGAAGTCAAATCTCATATTGCACCAAAGAATCCACTCTGGAGAACGTCCCTACAGCTGCTCTCGGTGCGAGCGGACATTTATACAGAAGTCAGATATGGTGAAGCATCAGGCGGTCCACACAAAGCAACAGCCATTACCGATCCAAACGTCATCAGAGGACTCGAGTTCTTACGAGTGCGGCGAATGCGATCAGAGATTTAGTCAATGGTGTGATTTCCAGAAGCACAACCTGGTGCACAGCGCAAGGGACGCCATCCTGTTACAGACTATCCAAAGCCGTGAAAGAAACAAGCCCCACCATTGCTGCACCGTATGTTCCAAGAGCTTCAGCCAGAAGTCCGACCTCCTCAAACATTGTAGGACCCACACAGGGGAACGTCCGTACACGTGTCTGGAGTGTAATAAGGCCTTCTCGGAGAACTCTGCTTTAATTAAGCACAGGCGAATTCACAGCGGGGAACGGCCGCATAAATGTGGTCTGTGCGAGAAAGCTTTTATCCAGCGGTCGGCCCTGACGAAGCACATGAGGAGTCATACAGGAGAGAGGCCTTATACCTGCGGACAGTGCGGGAAAAGCTTCATTCAGAACTCAGATCTAGTCAAGCACCAAAgaatccacacaggggagaagccctaTCATTGCACCGAATGTAACAAAAGCTTTACCGAAGGCTCATCTCTGGTCAAACACAGAAgaacccacacaggagagaaaccctACAAGTGTCGGCAGTGCGAGAAGACCTTCACCCAAAGCTCAGACTTGATTAAACATGCATTGGTTCACATTGTAGAAGACCCACCGACTGCCACCGCTTTCCACGAGATTGTCATTGTAGACCCAGAGAAACTGAATTCAGATACAAAAGAGGAGGATTACCCGTATCGATGCGATGAATGTGCCAATGCCTTTCCAAATAGACCCGCTCTTAGGAAACACCTGAGAACACACCATATGGAGAGACACTACCCATGCAACCAGTGCCCGCGGAGTTTTTCTCAGACCTCTGACTTGGTTAAACATTTGAGAACGCATACGGGAGAAAGGCCCTATCATTGTACACTGTGTGGAAAGGGCTTCATTCAGAATTCGGACTTGGTAAAACACCAGAGAACCCACACAGGGGAACGTCCATTCAGATGTGACACGTGTGACCGGGGCTTTGTACAGAAATCTGCACTGACAAAGCACATGAGGACACACACTGGTGAGAAGCCGTACGGATGTGAGCTCTGCGGGAAGGGCTTTATCCAGAACTCCGATCTGGTGAAGCATCGAAggatccacacaggagagaagccgtaccACTGCCCAGAATGTGACCGCAGCTTCACCGAAGGCTCCTCTCTGATCAAACACCGCAGGACTCACAATAGACTGCAGCCCTACTCCTGTCCGGAGTGTGGAAAGACCTTCAGTCAGAGCGCCAACCTCGTGAAACACATGAAATGTCACAATGAGGAAAAACTGGGCCAAGCCAGGGCACCAGAGAAGAACGCGGCGGCGGCCATAATCTCAGTGAGCCTCAGCCATGTGCGTACCGTATCACAAGGGGGGAAAGCTGGACGGTTATTTCCATGTGGTGTCTGCGGGAACAGCTTTGCTCACAAGTCCGTGCTCATTAAACATTTACGAATCCACACGGGAGAACGACCCTACAAGTGCAACTTATGTGTCCGGAGCTTCATCCAAAAGTCCGACCTGGTGAAGCATTATCGcacccacacaggagagagaccgTACCAATGCCGGGAATGTGGTCGAAGCTTTGTAGAGCAGTCAGCTTTGTCAAAACACCAGAAAACACATCTCAGGGCTCTCCGGTCGGCCACTGAAGACCACAACCTGCCTCAGGGTTCTCTGGGACGTCACCACCAGATCACCTACTGGAGAGAATCCGAAGACGACCCCGGGAATCTGATACCAAAGTTTCACATTATTAGAGAAGACGATCATTTTCCAATCATTCGATCTTTGCCCGGTTCCAGAAGCTTCTCCTCTTTGCTCAAACATAGGAAAAAGACGACAAAGACGCAAACGTACGCCTGTCCAGAATGTGGAAAGACGTTCAGCCACAGATCTGTGTTCTTGACCCACCGGAGGACACATGGAAAACAGCCGCATGCATGCAACGTGTGCGGCAAGATAGTCAGTCAAAGATCGGCCTTGGTGAAACACATGAGGCGGCACACGGGAGAGAAACCATACTCGTGCCCCACGTGTGCCAAGTCCTTCATACAGAACTCAGACCTGGTGAAACATCTGAGAATCCACACAGGAGAAAAACCCTACAAGTGCGACCTGTGTGAGAAATGCTTCATTGACCGCTCAGCAATGGTGAAGCACACGAGGACTCACACCGGAGAGAGGCCGTACAAGTGCGAGGAGTGCAACCGAGGGTTTGTGCAAAAGTCTGACCTGGTGAAGCAtgtgagaattcacacaggggagaaaccctACCCGTGCTCCTCATGTGACCGAAGATTCAGCTCACGTTCCGCCTCCTTCAGACACCAACGCATGTGTTCAGTGGAGACGTCTGACCAAGACCCTGAACTCTTCTACTCTGCGAGGCCGGCCTCCTAG